GATTCAGGCAGCCGGCTATGATTTCATGGAAACGCCACACATTGATCGTTTGCATCGCGAGGGCATTGTTTTCAACAACTGTTTCATCACCGCCGCTTCCTGTGCTCCTGCCAGAGCATCACTCTTTACGGGCCATTATCCCCATACGACGGGGATTCTGAAAAATGCCGATACCTGGAAGCATGGCTGGATCGAAAACCTGCATGACGGAGGTTACCAGACGGTCAACATTGGCAAGATGCACAGCTGGCCTTACACCACTCCCCTGGGTTTCGAGCAACGCTACGTGGTGGAGAACAAAGATCGCTACCTGGAAGGGCGCTACTTTTACGATGAGTGGGATAAAGCATTACGGGCACGCGGCCTGGTGAAACAGCAACGGGAACTCTACCGCCAGTTACCCGATTACAAAGAAAGCCTGGGCGCCTTTGACTGGCTGCTGGATGAGGATATGCATCCCGACATGTTCGTGGGGAACATGGCGGTCGACTGGATCCGCAACTATCCCGTCAGCGAGCCGCTCTTTCTGGAAATTGGTTTTCCCGGCCCGCATCCGCCGTATGATCCGATTCCCCGGTATGCCGAGTCGTATCTGAAAAAAGAGCTCAACATCGCACCCGTGCTCGAAAGCGATCTTGCGCACCAGCCGGAGCCGTTAAAGGCGATGCGCATTCATAACAACGAGGTGGATCACGACTCCGTCGTGCATCTGCTCGAACCTACAGCGGAACAGCGGCACCGGCAGCGCGCTTATTATCTGGCCAACGTCACGATGATTGACGAAAAGGTGGGTGAGATTATGACGGCGCTGGAAGAGAAAGGGCTGCTCGACAACTCCATTGTCATCTTCACATCTGATCACGGCGATTGCCTGAC
This genomic interval from Gimesia alba contains the following:
- a CDS encoding sulfatase family protein; protein product: MTDQRPNIILIITDQQRFDTIQAAGYDFMETPHIDRLHREGIVFNNCFITAASCAPARASLFTGHYPHTTGILKNADTWKHGWIENLHDGGYQTVNIGKMHSWPYTTPLGFEQRYVVENKDRYLEGRYFYDEWDKALRARGLVKQQRELYRQLPDYKESLGAFDWLLDEDMHPDMFVGNMAVDWIRNYPVSEPLFLEIGFPGPHPPYDPIPRYAESYLKKELNIAPVLESDLAHQPEPLKAMRIHNNEVDHDSVVHLLEPTAEQRHRQRAYYLANVTMIDEKVGEIMTALEEKGLLDNSIVIFTSDHGDCLTDHGHSQKWTMYDVITRVPMIIWAPHRFGAPRAVDGLVQQMDLGPTLMDIADIPIPEPMAARSLLPLLQSGPEAASCLRDVVFAEQAKDGILTTSKFMTMVRTQDWKLVHFLDEPWGQLFDLKADPLEVENLWDAPAHSEKKKELLALLREWRIRDSYENADLWEDYR